One region of Cryptomeria japonica unplaced genomic scaffold, Sugi_1.0 HiC_scaffold_227, whole genome shotgun sequence genomic DNA includes:
- the LOC131054489 gene encoding replication protein A 70 kDa DNA-binding subunit E-like, translating to MLILALHNARVGYFNGKLINIIAATTLHINPNFPEAELLTLRGKDPLLAVPFVAQTIHIDGRYTRMTISSIREGMSIRPETIQTTLLAVLRFVNINDKKFYYAACPLIVNERPCKKKCTHHANDSWFFSRCQMTMQDCNYSYLLPLKLQDAIGTLWATAFDEGGIHLLHKTAKQLYALQNDGTTIETPSSVIKRVLSCYYSFTLLVSTETYNSEMKMKVKVNKVAPVEFKAECHALLAKIGCLSTKS from the coding sequence ATGCTTATCCTTGCTTTACATAATGCTCGTGTTGGCTATTTCAATGGGAAGCTTATAAACATAATAGCTGCAacaacattacatatcaacccaAATTTTCCAGAAGCAGAGCTTCTAACATTAAGAGGAAAGGACCCTTTGCTTGCTGTACCTTTTGTTGCACAAACTATCCACATAGATGGCAGATATACTAGAATGACAATATCTTCAATCCGTGAGGGGATGAGCATCAGACCAGAAACAATTCAGACAACATTGCTAGCTGTTCTGCGCTTTgtgaacatcaatgacaaaaaattctATTATGCAGCTTGCCCACTAATAGTGAATGAAAGGCCTTGCAAGAAAAAGTGTACACATCACGCTAATGACTCTTGGTTTTTCTCTAGATGTCAAATGACTATGCAAGACTGCAATTATAGTTACCTCTTGCCTCTAAAGTTGCAAGATGCCATAGGTACTCTATGGGCCACTGCATTTGATGAGGGTGGcattcacttgctacacaaaactgcAAAACAACTCTATGCACTCCAAAACGATGGAACAACAATAGAAACACCTTCCTCAGTGATCAAGAGAGTACTGTCATGTTACTATTCATTCACACTGCTGGTTTCTACTGAGACATATAAttcagaaatgaagatgaaagtcAAAGTCAATAAAGTTGCTCCTGTTGAATTCAAGGCTGAGTGCCATGCATTACTTGCAAAAATTGGTTGCCTAAGTACAAAGAGTTAA